The following nucleotide sequence is from Trifolium pratense cultivar HEN17-A07 linkage group LG2, ARS_RC_1.1, whole genome shotgun sequence.
CAATTTAATGGGAAGAAGCAACGTACCCCACCACATGGATAGCATAGCATAAAAGAGATCCGAGAAAGCAAGATAAGAATTGGAGGCTGAGTGGAGCACACAGAAGAAATAACTTAGGAGGAAGGGTTTAACCTCTCCAAAGGGTGGTTTACAACTCACAACTCACAAGCTTAGTGCTTTGAGTGTGGATCCAACAaacattatatttcttaattcaAATAGATAATTCAATTATTATGTATAGTTTCTTTTACATAAATATCTAATTATATCTCAACCATGTACATATTTATACAATAGCTATTTTAAGAACTAATATCTCCATATAATACCatggaaaaatatattttaatcatgTCTAAAATTCATTTACACTGATCTTGTAAGTACAACTCATAATAAAAGAGAGGATTGTAGGGACATATGATATGTGTGAGATATGATCTTAAACTCcgtaaaacaaaaacaaaaaaccatttgcactaaattattattattattattattaaattgtataagttaaaataaaatgttcaccaaaaaataaaaatgatgagTGCATTGGTGGTAATAAGAAAAACtacttgtcaaaaaaataaaataagagaaactAAAGGTGACAAACCCCATAACATTACTTTGATCAACTTTCTCTTCACAGTAAAACCTGTTTCTGAAATAGTGAAATTAGCTTTACCCAAATGCAGGGCAAGTGCACCTCTCATCATCAAATACATCTCTGTGCCCCCTCTTTTCTTCTCTTCCTTATTCCTCCTCCTCCTGCATCAATGggaatttcttttttcttcccTATGTTATTCATCTACTTATTATTAGCAGAGAATTCAAAGGTTGTAGAAGCATGTTCAGCTGCTACAGATTGTGGTCCAGGCTTCTATTGTGGCCATTGCCCTGGTTTAGGTAGGACTCAATCTGTTTGCACCAGAGGCCAAGCCACCCTTGTAACATCCATTGTAAGTGTCTCAGATTCAATcccatgtttcttttctttttgaaatatCTCTTTCAACCAAGCCATATTGAACTCAAGTCATTAATGAATTCAGTTAAAGTCAAATTGTTCAGAAAAACCCGGGTTCGAATCCCAGTTGAAATAATTCTTAGTCAGACTTTATTTGAAAAAACTCCAGATTACTAGAGTTTCTTGTGAACAAGATGATTAAGAGTTAagacaaaaaacaacaacatatgTTTAGTTTTTTAACCGTCTTTTGTAACTAACTTATGCAGGTAAATGGATTACCCTTCAATAAATACTCATGGATCATGACACATAATTCATTCAGCATAATGGATGCACCCTCTTTGAATGGAGTTCAAAGACTAACTTTTTATAATCAAGAAGACACTGTCACCAACCAGTTGATGGTATTTGTTAACATCACATCACCCTCTTtgattgttatttattttgaaataaaaattttgtttgGTTATTTCTATTGTGATTCTTATTATACATTTGTTTGGTGAATGTTGTTTTAGAATGGAGTGAGAGGATTAATGTTGGATATGTATGACTTCCAGAATGATATTTGGCTATGTCATTCATTTCAAGGACAATGCTTCAACTTCACCGCCTTTGTAATCATATCTAATTCTCTttgtgatttatttgaaattgaatatttgTATCTGATTCTGTGGTTATGAGGTTCtaatctaatgtatctaatcaTGTTTTCAGCAACCTGCAATAAATACTTTGAAAGAAGTGGAAGCATTCTTGACTGAAAATCCAATGGAAATCGTCACCATTGTAATTGAAGACTATGTGCGTACGCCAAAGGCATTGATTAATCTATTCACAAATGCTGGTCTAGATAAATATTGGTTTCCTGTGTCTGATATGCCAAAAAGGGATGAAGATTGGCCAACTATAACAGAGATGGTTAGAACAAATCGCCGACTTCTTGTTTTCACTTCTGATGCTTCAAAGGAAGCTGAAGAAGGAATAGCTTATCAGTGGAGGTACATGGTTGAAAATGAGTGTAAGTCCAATGTTGGTCATTGCTCATggatatctatactatatatatggtcttgtttggataaacaacttaagcAAGCGCTTATAATATAAACATTTATGATAttagtgtttatgtataagctatttcaataacaaaagataaaataacgTCAAATTGTATTCACATAAGCCTTAAGTTGTTTTCATGTGCTATCCTAGAGAGCTTATGGCAATAAGCTGCA
It contains:
- the LOC123905851 gene encoding PI-PLC X domain-containing protein At5g67130-like, with the protein product MQGKCTSHHQIHLCAPSFLLFLIPPPPASMGISFFFPMLFIYLLLAENSKVVEACSAATDCGPGFYCGHCPGLGRTQSVCTRGQATLVTSIVNGLPFNKYSWIMTHNSFSIMDAPSLNGVQRLTFYNQEDTVTNQLMNGVRGLMLDMYDFQNDIWLCHSFQGQCFNFTAFQPAINTLKEVEAFLTENPMEIVTIVIEDYVRTPKALINLFTNAGLDKYWFPVSDMPKRDEDWPTITEMVRTNRRLLVFTSDASKEAEEGIAYQWRYMVENESGDPGVQRGSCRRRKESNPLNSRSASLFLQNYFPTYPVEADSCKDNSAPLANMVNTCYKTAGNVLPNFIAVNFYMRSNGGGVFDVVDRINGHMLCGCSTVIACQEGAPFGSCKNISVPSSSPLTNTAGRFNGYVQFSVRSASPVRSPNCSLFLLFYFLLTAVLLQFR